The following coding sequences are from one Bacillota bacterium window:
- a CDS encoding TRAP transporter small permease has product MTASGGERPALSQRPAVAGGRTGLAGIVLRTGSMAARAVGWLSDGLDRLTVMLAAALTAAMAVALALQVLFRFVLRTPLSWSEELARYCFVWLSSLGAAGGVRRGLHPGLDLLPARWSGRARRLAASLGAVLSALFLAVLAVYGWRLAAFNMRQHSPAMGLPMGVPYAAIPAGAGVMLVHLLARVAASPSGPGKEGGR; this is encoded by the coding sequence GTGACCGCCTCCGGCGGCGAGCGGCCGGCACTTTCGCAGCGCCCGGCGGTGGCGGGCGGCAGGACAGGGCTGGCCGGGATCGTCCTGCGTACGGGGTCGATGGCCGCACGCGCGGTGGGGTGGCTATCGGATGGCCTGGATCGCCTGACGGTGATGCTGGCCGCCGCGCTCACGGCGGCCATGGCCGTGGCCCTGGCGCTGCAGGTTCTGTTCCGGTTCGTCCTGCGCACGCCTCTTTCGTGGTCCGAGGAGTTGGCACGCTACTGCTTCGTCTGGCTTTCGTCGCTGGGGGCGGCCGGAGGGGTGCGGCGCGGCCTGCACCCCGGCCTCGACCTCCTGCCGGCCAGGTGGTCCGGGAGGGCGCGCCGGCTTGCCGCCAGCCTGGGCGCGGTGCTATCCGCGCTTTTCCTGGCGGTTCTGGCCGTGTACGGATGGCGGCTGGCGGCTTTCAACATGAGGCAGCACTCCCCGGCGATGGGGCTGCCCATGGGGGTCCCGTACGCGGCGATCCCTGCAGGGGCCGGCGTCATGCTGGTGCATCTGCTGGCGAGGGTAGCCGCCTCGCCTTCCGGGCCCGGCAAGGAGGGTGGGCGGTGA